A genomic window from Mesorhizobium sp. 131-2-1 includes:
- a CDS encoding hydantoinase B/oxoprolinase family protein, with the protein MSTLDTITLSVLQAALQQVCDEMDLTFSRAAFSPVIAEANDRSDGIYSAVDGSLIAQGSQGLPVFVGVMQYSTKTVIEMIADGRCLPPEPGDIYIVNDPYLGGTHLMDVRFVMPVYRGGRIFCWLSNTGHWPDIGGSVPGGFSASATAVEQEGLRLPPVKLFKKGELDPEIYAIICSNIRVADQRIGDIRAQAAALLIGQDRLNGILDRYGDETVVEAIAELRRRAADQMRANISAIPDGTYRSKAFVDSDGVVNEPLTIALAVEKQGDTLTFDFAGSSKPCAGPMNSVLATTLSSVYLAMRHIFPDVPISAGAFEPLNVKRPEGTFLDARYPRPVSGCAAEVSQRIAEAVFAAMVQALPDKVTAAPAGSSGNFALGGNDPARGRDYVMYQISGGGYGGNAGHDGLTNGCSTIGISKSPPVEIMEQAFPVLYRHYALREGSGGAGKHRGGFGLAYEVEILRGDARASFVMDHGRFGPQGALGGKDGAPNTVTVFRGGEAHVPPHLSKEQDIALKAGDRVRVGTPGGGGYGDPRQRDPKQVAEDVRLGYYTAEQAREMFGVDGG; encoded by the coding sequence ATGAGCACGCTCGACACGATCACGCTTTCGGTGCTGCAGGCCGCGTTGCAGCAGGTCTGCGACGAGATGGATTTGACGTTTTCCCGCGCGGCCTTCTCGCCGGTGATCGCCGAGGCCAATGACCGTTCCGACGGCATCTATTCGGCGGTCGATGGCTCGCTGATCGCGCAGGGCAGCCAGGGCCTGCCGGTGTTCGTCGGCGTCATGCAATATTCGACGAAGACGGTGATCGAGATGATCGCCGACGGGCGCTGCCTGCCGCCGGAGCCCGGCGATATCTACATCGTCAACGACCCCTATCTCGGCGGCACCCATCTGATGGATGTGCGTTTCGTCATGCCGGTCTACCGGGGCGGAAGGATATTCTGCTGGCTGTCCAACACCGGCCACTGGCCGGATATTGGCGGCTCTGTGCCGGGCGGATTTTCCGCCTCGGCGACCGCCGTCGAGCAGGAAGGCCTCAGGCTGCCGCCGGTGAAACTGTTCAAGAAGGGCGAGCTCGATCCCGAGATCTACGCCATCATCTGCTCGAACATCCGCGTCGCCGACCAGCGCATCGGCGACATCCGCGCGCAGGCCGCCGCGCTGCTGATCGGGCAGGACCGGCTCAACGGAATCCTCGATCGTTACGGTGACGAAACGGTCGTCGAGGCGATCGCCGAGCTGCGCCGGCGCGCTGCCGACCAGATGCGCGCCAACATTTCGGCCATTCCCGACGGCACCTACCGTTCCAAGGCTTTCGTCGATTCCGACGGCGTGGTGAACGAGCCGCTGACCATTGCGCTTGCCGTCGAAAAGCAGGGCGACACGCTGACCTTCGACTTTGCCGGCTCATCAAAACCCTGTGCCGGGCCGATGAACAGCGTGCTGGCGACGACGCTATCGTCGGTCTATCTCGCCATGCGCCATATCTTCCCGGATGTGCCGATCAGCGCCGGGGCTTTCGAGCCGCTGAATGTCAAGCGGCCGGAAGGCACCTTCCTCGATGCCCGCTATCCGCGCCCGGTCTCGGGCTGCGCCGCGGAGGTCTCGCAGCGCATCGCCGAGGCCGTGTTCGCGGCCATGGTACAGGCGCTGCCGGACAAGGTGACGGCGGCGCCCGCCGGCTCCAGCGGCAATTTCGCGCTTGGCGGCAACGATCCCGCGCGCGGCCGCGACTATGTCATGTACCAGATCTCTGGCGGCGGCTATGGCGGCAATGCCGGCCATGACGGCCTGACCAATGGCTGTTCCACCATCGGCATCTCTAAATCGCCGCCGGTCGAGATCATGGAGCAGGCCTTTCCGGTGCTCTACCGCCACTATGCCCTGCGCGAAGGCTCCGGCGGCGCCGGCAAGCATCGCGGCGGTTTCGGCCTCGCCTATGAGGTCGAGATCCTGCGTGGCGACGCCCGCGCCTCCTTCGTTATGGACCATGGCCGCTTCGGGCCGCAGGGTGCGCTGGGCGGCAAGGACGGCGCGCCCAACACGGTGACGGTGTTCCGCGGCGGTGAGGCGCATGTGCCGCCGCATCTGTCGAAGGAGCAGGACATCGCGCTGAAAGCCGGCGATCGCGTGCGGGTCGGCACGCCGGGCGGCGGCGGGTACGGCGACCCGCGCCAGCGCGACCCGAAGCAGGTCGCCGAGGATGTCCGGCTCGGCTACTATACAGCCGAACAGGCCAGGGAGATGTTCGGCGTCGATGGAGGATAA
- a CDS encoding hydantoinase/oxoprolinase family protein, producing MKENFSAQPRDSLGSVVAGIDVGGTFTDLILIDGKDGGRVHIAKTPTTVENQAFGVVSALGATGFAVDGIDLIVHGTTTTTNAVLERRLARTGMITTLGFRDVIELGRRTRPQPYGMTGTFVPVIPRDLRLEVSERVEASGAVRIPLDEAGMRDAVQRLLDAGCESLVIHFLHSYANPAHERRAAAIAREIWPNGYITTGHALLSEAREFERGVTASVNASVQPILERYVERLRKELAAKGYARDFLIMNGNGGMISARFVTRESAKTVMSGPASGVIAAAYTGKRAGFENLVTYDMGGTSTDVALIRNAEPAVSNEIEIEYAMPIHVPMVAVHTVGAGGGSIARVDAAGLIQIGPESAGADPGPICYGRGGTEPTITDANLVLGRLAPKKLLAVDNPVTVECVTGIFEDRIGKRTGLSGVEAAGAILRLGNMKMAGAIRMVSVSRGHDPRDFALFAFGGAGPLHATALARELGLPKVLVPARPGITNALGCVVADLRHDFVNTVNQPVALLDEASLHALLERHRNEGDELIAKEAVKPETIRVTHSADMQFVGQTHIINVPLPSSSVTRATLQNLFEKAYFARFKVELPEIRANLVNLNTSVTGVRPAIDLSRLIDPGGRAATLEEARRETRPVWYHGSWHETPVYSREKLPIDAVIEGPAILEQMDATTVLEPGDRARSDADGNIIIDIGEA from the coding sequence ATGAAAGAGAATTTTTCGGCGCAACCGCGGGATTCCCTGGGCAGCGTCGTCGCCGGCATCGATGTCGGCGGCACCTTCACCGACCTCATCCTGATCGACGGCAAGGACGGCGGCAGGGTGCACATCGCCAAGACGCCGACGACGGTCGAAAACCAGGCTTTTGGCGTGGTTTCGGCGCTCGGCGCCACCGGCTTTGCAGTCGACGGCATCGACCTCATCGTGCACGGCACGACGACCACCACCAACGCGGTGCTGGAGCGCCGGCTGGCCAGGACCGGCATGATCACCACGCTGGGCTTTCGCGACGTGATCGAGCTTGGCCGGCGCACCAGGCCGCAGCCCTACGGCATGACGGGGACGTTCGTGCCGGTCATTCCGCGCGATCTCAGGCTCGAGGTGTCGGAGCGCGTTGAGGCATCGGGAGCGGTGCGCATCCCGCTCGACGAGGCCGGCATGCGCGACGCGGTGCAGAGGCTGCTGGACGCTGGCTGCGAGTCGCTCGTCATCCACTTCCTGCACTCCTACGCCAATCCGGCGCATGAGCGGCGCGCGGCTGCGATCGCCAGGGAGATCTGGCCGAACGGATACATCACGACGGGCCATGCGCTGCTGTCGGAAGCGCGTGAATTCGAGCGCGGCGTAACCGCCTCGGTCAACGCCTCGGTGCAGCCGATCCTCGAGCGCTATGTCGAGCGGCTGCGCAAGGAACTGGCGGCGAAGGGCTATGCCCGCGACTTCCTCATCATGAACGGCAATGGCGGCATGATCTCGGCCCGCTTCGTCACCCGGGAATCGGCAAAGACGGTGATGTCGGGCCCGGCCTCCGGAGTCATCGCCGCAGCCTATACGGGCAAGCGTGCCGGCTTCGAGAACCTCGTCACCTACGACATGGGCGGCACCTCGACCGACGTGGCACTGATCCGCAACGCCGAGCCTGCGGTGTCCAACGAGATCGAGATCGAATATGCGATGCCGATCCACGTGCCGATGGTGGCGGTGCACACCGTCGGCGCCGGCGGCGGCTCGATCGCCCGTGTCGACGCGGCCGGCCTGATCCAGATCGGCCCGGAAAGCGCAGGCGCCGATCCCGGCCCGATCTGCTACGGACGCGGTGGCACGGAACCGACCATCACCGACGCGAACCTGGTGCTGGGGCGGCTGGCGCCGAAGAAGCTGCTCGCGGTCGACAATCCGGTCACGGTCGAGTGCGTCACCGGCATATTCGAGGACAGGATCGGCAAGCGCACCGGCCTTTCCGGCGTCGAGGCGGCTGGCGCAATCTTGCGGCTCGGCAACATGAAGATGGCGGGCGCCATCCGCATGGTGTCGGTGTCGCGCGGCCATGACCCGCGCGATTTCGCCCTGTTCGCCTTCGGCGGCGCTGGGCCGCTGCATGCGACGGCGCTGGCGCGCGAGCTTGGCCTGCCAAAAGTGCTGGTGCCGGCGCGGCCGGGCATCACCAACGCGCTTGGCTGCGTCGTCGCGGATCTGCGGCATGACTTCGTCAACACGGTCAACCAGCCGGTCGCGCTGCTCGATGAAGCTTCGCTTCACGCGTTATTGGAACGACACCGGAACGAAGGCGATGAGCTGATCGCCAAGGAAGCGGTGAAGCCGGAGACGATCCGCGTCACGCACTCCGCCGACATGCAGTTCGTCGGCCAGACGCACATCATCAACGTGCCGCTGCCATCGTCCTCGGTGACACGCGCGACGCTGCAGAACCTGTTCGAAAAGGCATATTTCGCCCGCTTCAAGGTCGAGCTGCCGGAGATCCGCGCCAACCTCGTCAACCTCAACACATCGGTCACCGGCGTGCGGCCGGCCATCGACCTGTCGCGGCTGATCGATCCCGGAGGGCGCGCGGCGACGCTTGAGGAGGCGCGGCGCGAGACCCGGCCGGTTTGGTATCATGGGTCCTGGCACGAGACGCCTGTCTACAGCCGCGAGAAGCTGCCGATCGATGCCGTCATCGAAGGGCCGGCGATCCTGGAACAGATGGACGCCACCACGGTGCTCGAGCCCGGCGACCGCGCGCGCTCGGATGCCGACGGCAACATCATCATCGACATCGGCGAGGCCTGA
- a CDS encoding ferredoxin--NADP reductase has product MNTTSALNAAGAKPLQFPIPANVYAETVVSVKHYTDRLFSFRITRPQSLRFRSGEFVMIGLPNAEKPIFRAYSVASPAWDDELEFFSIKVPDGPLTSELQKIQVGDTVIMRQKSTGTLVLDALTPAKRVFMISTGTGIAPFASLLRDPDTYEKFDQVILTHTCRDNAELTYGQELVAALENDPLIGELTGGRVTLYNSTTREDSARMGRITALIGSGKFYTDLGIDKLNPETDRIMICGSMHMLKDVKELAESLGFQEGSLSHPASFVVERAFVG; this is encoded by the coding sequence ATGAACACCACATCCGCGTTGAACGCCGCCGGCGCCAAGCCGCTGCAGTTCCCTATCCCGGCCAATGTCTATGCCGAAACCGTCGTCTCGGTGAAGCATTACACCGACCGGCTGTTCTCGTTCCGCATCACCCGGCCGCAGTCGCTGCGCTTCCGCTCCGGCGAGTTCGTCATGATCGGCCTGCCCAATGCCGAGAAGCCGATCTTTCGCGCCTATTCGGTCGCCAGCCCGGCCTGGGACGACGAGCTGGAATTCTTCTCGATCAAGGTGCCGGACGGTCCGCTGACCTCGGAACTGCAGAAGATACAAGTCGGCGACACCGTCATCATGCGCCAGAAGTCGACGGGCACGCTGGTGCTCGACGCGCTGACGCCAGCCAAGCGCGTGTTCATGATCTCGACCGGCACCGGCATCGCGCCCTTCGCCAGCCTGCTGCGCGATCCCGACACCTATGAGAAGTTCGACCAGGTCATCCTGACCCATACCTGCCGCGACAATGCCGAGCTCACCTACGGCCAGGAGCTGGTGGCAGCGCTCGAGAACGACCCGCTGATCGGCGAGCTGACCGGCGGCCGCGTCACCCTCTACAACTCGACCACGCGCGAGGACTCGGCACGCATGGGCCGCATCACCGCGCTGATCGGCTCCGGCAAGTTCTACACCGACCTCGGCATCGACAAGCTCAATCCCGAGACCGACCGCATCATGATCTGCGGCTCGATGCACATGCTGAAGGACGTCAAGGAACTGGCCGAAAGCCTCGGCTTCCAGGAAGGTTCGCTCAGCCATCCTGCCAGCTTCGTCGTCGAGCGCGCCTTCGTCGGCTGA
- the deoC gene encoding deoxyribose-phosphate aldolase, translating to MSSTIRDADLGASKVTSLPARAAANTPVPQGHIARNPGMRLDLGFLESVRSVNRSALERRVATLTKRRSIKADNQAAWLLRAVACMDLTTLNSNDTDERVRRLCAKAINPFRRDIVEGLGIAGETIRPAAVCVYHPFVATAVDAVRGTGIHVAAVSTAFPHGLAPLSTRLQEIEASVRDGADEIDVVIPRGLVYGAKWQELFNEIVAMREACGEAHLKVILGTGDLATLRNVMLASMVAMMAGADFIKTSTGKESVNATLPVGLAMVRAIRAYFEETGYLIGFKPAGGISTAKVSLDWLVLMKEELGRPWLEPELFRFGASSLLTDIERQLEHHLTGHYSANHRHAMA from the coding sequence ATGAGCAGCACAATCCGCGACGCCGACCTCGGCGCGTCCAAGGTCACCTCGCTGCCGGCGCGCGCCGCCGCGAACACCCCTGTGCCGCAAGGCCATATTGCGCGCAATCCCGGCATGCGGCTCGATCTCGGCTTCCTGGAATCGGTTCGCAGCGTCAACCGTTCGGCACTGGAGCGCCGCGTCGCCACGCTGACCAAGCGGCGTTCGATCAAAGCCGACAACCAGGCGGCATGGCTGCTGCGCGCCGTCGCCTGCATGGATCTCACCACGCTGAACTCCAATGACACGGACGAGCGCGTGCGCCGGCTCTGCGCCAAGGCGATCAACCCGTTCCGCCGTGACATCGTCGAGGGGCTGGGCATTGCCGGCGAAACCATCCGGCCGGCCGCGGTCTGCGTCTACCATCCTTTCGTCGCCACCGCCGTCGATGCGGTGCGCGGCACCGGCATCCATGTCGCCGCCGTGTCCACCGCTTTTCCGCACGGTCTGGCGCCGCTGTCGACGCGGCTGCAGGAGATCGAGGCCTCGGTCCGCGACGGCGCCGATGAGATCGACGTCGTCATTCCGCGCGGCCTGGTCTACGGCGCAAAATGGCAGGAGCTGTTCAACGAGATCGTCGCCATGCGCGAGGCCTGCGGCGAGGCGCATCTCAAGGTCATCCTCGGCACCGGCGACCTCGCCACGCTGCGCAACGTCATGCTGGCCTCGATGGTGGCGATGATGGCGGGCGCCGACTTCATCAAGACCTCGACCGGCAAGGAGAGCGTCAACGCCACGCTTCCGGTCGGCCTCGCCATGGTGCGCGCCATCCGCGCCTATTTCGAGGAGACAGGCTACCTCATCGGCTTCAAGCCGGCCGGCGGTATTTCTACGGCCAAGGTCTCGCTCGACTGGCTGGTGCTGATGAAGGAAGAACTCGGACGGCCGTGGCTTGAGCCGGAGCTGTTTCGCTTCGGCGCATCCAGCCTGCTCACCGACATCGAGCGCCAGCTCGAGCATCACCTGACCGGGCATTATTCGGCCAATCATCGCCACGCGATGGCTTAG